The following proteins come from a genomic window of Triticum aestivum cultivar Chinese Spring chromosome 6A, IWGSC CS RefSeq v2.1, whole genome shotgun sequence:
- the LOC123128526 gene encoding glucan endo-1,3-beta-glucosidase 12: protein MAPPGGRLLAAALCLLLLAAADAGTVGVNWGRVANDLPSPAAVVQLLKQHGIAQVKLYDTEPAVLRALAGSGIKVVVALPNEQLAAAARRPSYALAWVRRNVAAYYPATQIQGIAVGNEVFATAANVTAQLVPAMINVHAALARLNMDKAVKVSSPVALSALANSYPPSAGVFKEELAQSVMKPMLDFLARTGSDLMVNCYPFFAYADNAGVISLDYALFRPNAGELDSGSGLKYYSLLDAQLDAVFAAVGRLGSYNGVHVVVSETGWPSKGDAKEVGAGAANAAAYNGNLVRRVLSRNAGTPRRPDADVDVYLFALFNENQKPGPTSERNYGVFYPNQQKVYDVEFVLGAGGGSVGGAGGLGWQDNGGGNAPPVSGAGGGVVRAAATPGSAWCVANAMAGEARLQAALDYACGPGDADCKGIQPGAACFEPNTMVAHASYAFNDYYQRKGRSIGTCDFAGAAYVVNQAPKMGKCELPSTV from the exons ATGGCTCCCCCCGGCGGCCGCCTCCTCGCCGCGGCATTGTGcctgctcctcctcgccgccgcag ACGCGGGCACCGTGGGCGTGAACTGGGGGCGGGTGGCGAACGACCTGCCCAGCCCGGCGGCGGTGGTGCAGCTGCTCAAGCAGCACGGCATCGCGCAGGTCAAGCTCTACGACACGGAGCCCGCCGTGCTGCGCGCGCTCGCCGGCAGCGGCATCAAGGTGGTCGTCGCGCTGCCCAACGAGCAGCTCGCGGCCGCCGCCAGGCGCCCCTCGTACGCGCTCGCCTGGGTGCGCCGCAACGTCGCCGCCTACTACCCGGCCACGCAGATCCAGGGCATCGCCGTCGGCAACGAGGTGTTCGCCACGGCCGCCAACGTCACGGCGCAGCTCGTACCGGCCATGATCAACGTGCACGCGGCCTTGGCCAGGCTCAACATGGACAAGGCCGTCAAGGTGTCGTCCCCCGTCGCGCTCTCCGCGCTCGCCAACTCGTACCCGCCCTCCGCCGGCGTGTTCAAGGAAGAGCTCGCGCAGTCGGTGATGAAGCCCATGCTCGACTTCCTGGCGCGGACCGGCTCCGACCTCATGGTCAACTGCTACCCGTTCTTCGCCTACGCGGACAATGCCGGCGTCATCTCGCTCGACTACGCGCTCTTCCGCCCCAACGCCGGCGAGCTCGACTCCGGGAGCGGCCTCAAGTACTACAGCCTCCTGGACGCGCAGCTGGACGCCGTGTTCGCGGCCGTGGGCAGGCTGGGCAGCTACAACGGCGTGCACGTGGTGGTGTCGGAGACGGGGTGGCCGTCCAAGGGCGACGCCAAGGAGGTCGGCGCCGGCGCGGCCAACGCCGCGGCGTACAACGGGAACCTGGTCCGGCGCGTGCTGTCCAGGAACGCCggcaccccgcgccgccccgacgcggACGTGGACGTGTACCTCTTCGCGCTCTTCAACGAGAACCAGAAGCCCGGGCCGACCTCGGAGCGGAACTACGGCGTGTTCTACCCGAACCAGCAGAAGGTGTACGACGTGGAGTTCGTCCTCGGCGCCGGCGGCGGCTCCGTGGGCGGCGCCGGCGGCCTTGGGTGGCAGGACAACGGCGGCGGCAATGCGCCTCCCGTGAGCGGGGCGGGAGGGGGGGtggtgagggcggcggcgacgccggGGTCGGCGTGGTGCGTGGCGAACGCGATGGCGGGCGAGGCGCGGCTGCAGGCGGCGCTGGACTACGCGTGCGGGCCGGGCGACGCGGACTGCAAGGGCATCCAGCCCGGCGCGGCGTGCTTCGAGCCCAACACCATGGTCGCCCACGCGTCCTACGCCTTCAACGACTACTACCAGCGCAAGGGCCGCTCCATCGGCACCTGCGACTTCGCCGGCGCCGCCTACGTCGTCAACCAAGCACCAA AGATGGGCAAGTGCGAGCTCCCCTCCACGGTCTGA
- the LOC123128524 gene encoding putative transcription elongation factor SPT5 homolog 1: protein MSRRGREEEEEEEEFEEVEEEEEADESEVEEEQVEERGGKRSRGGGGKGSGVASFIDDAASEDDDEEEEDDDDDYEEGGGGRARGRRPSKRKRSILIDDMAQVDDDDGEEEEEDGYEEGFIDDDARADNPDEDVKKGSRRHFNPNPMDDADDMENLEEMLKWKYRTQSHSDFDEEGLTEVEQQALLPSVKDPKLWMVKCAIGHERETALCLMQKFIDRQDLQIKSVVALEHLKNYIYVEAEKEAHVKEACKGLRNIFSSAKILLVPTKEMTDVLSVTSKSADLSRDTWVRLKLGIYKGDLAKVVEVDDVRQKVTVKLIPRLDLQALTDKLKGLKVAKKKSFIPPRRLFSTDEAREMNIPVERRRDKDSGEYFEMVGALKFEDGFLHKKVSIKSISTQNVKPSLDELEKFGRVGDDVNEDVAILSTLSRKKGHFMKGDAVVVVKGDLKDIRGCVEKVEDSIVHIRPTRSDLPKTLAFSEKDLCKYFNPGDHVKVVFGVQEGVTGMVVKVEGHVLTILSDTSKEHIRVFADHVVESSEVTTGLTRIGDYELHDLVLLDNLSFGVIVRVESEAFQVLKGVPDKPEVVLVKLREIKYKIDRRTSAKDSKNNTVSTKDIVRVIEGPCKGKQGPVEHIHKGICFIHDRHHLEHSGFICAKAQSCVLVGGSVVNSSRMGVDTADPRLGAFRSPARILQSPGGLPPRGPYMNSGGRFGGGGRGGRGHDALVSRCIKIKSGPYKGYRGRVKEVNGALVRVELDSLMKIVTVKREDIADTANVGTPFRESRYSLGSETPMHPSRTPLYPIQTPMREPGATPICDGSQTPMHNQAWAPMSPPRDNQEDGNRGTWGAWGISPAYQPGTPVTRPFDAPTPGSGWESTSRTGFGDAPFNAPTPSAQPMTPIPASYLPGTPGGQLMTPGNAGMDAMSPMIGDEGGSNWLLPDVCVNVSRGDGSTNGVVKEVLLDGSCRVALGPSGSGDEVTALPDELEIIRPKKSDRVKIMNGSMRGVIGRLVGVDGSDGIVRVESPLDMKIVDLVILGKLAT, encoded by the exons atGTCGCgccgcggccgcgaggaggaggaggaggaggaggagttcgaggaggtagaggaggaggaggaggccgacgagtcggaggtggaggaggagcaggtggaggagaggggcggcaaGCGGTCGCGCGGCGGCGGGGGGAAGGGCTCGGGCGTCGCGAGCTTCATCGACGACGCGgccagcgaggacgacgacgaggaggaagaggatgacgacgacgactacgaggagggcggcggcggtcgCGCCCGCGGCCGCCGGCCCAGCAAGAGGAAGCGGTCGATCCTGATCGACGACATGGCGCAggtcgacgacgacgacggcgaggaggaggaggaggacggctaCGAGGAAG gttttattgatgatgatgctcggGCTGATAATCCTGACGAGGATGTGAAAAAGGGTTCTAGACGTCATTTCAATCCAAATCCAATGGATGATGCAGACGATATGGAGAACTTGGAAGAGATGTTAAAATGGAAATATAGAACGCAATCACACTCTGATTTTGATGAAGAGGGTCTAACCGAGGTTGAACAGCAAGCTCTCCTGCCATCAGTGAAGGATCCAAAGCTCTGGATGGTGAAATGTGCG ATTGGACATGAGCGAGAGACAGCCCTTTGTCTAATGCAAAAGTTCATTGATAGGCAAGATCTCCAGATTAAGTCCGTCGTTGCATTGGAACACCTAAAGAATTACATTTATGTTGAAGCAGAGAAAGAAGCCCATGTCAAGGAG GCTTGCAAAGGTCTGCGGAACATCTTTTCTTCAGCAAAAATACTTCTGGTTCCTACAAAAGAAATGACTGATGTTCTCTCTGTCACGAGTAAGTCTGCTGATCTTTCAAGAGATACATGGGTCAGGTTGAAGCTTGGTATATATAAAGGGGATCTTGCTAAG GTTGTCGAAGTTGATGATGTGCGCCAAAAGGTTACTGTGAAGCTcattcctagattagatttacaaGCTTTGACAGATAAATTG AAAGGTCTTAAGGTTGCAAAGAAGAAGTCGTTTATTCCACCGCGAAGGTTATTTAGTACCGACGAGGCGAG GGAGATGAACATTCCTGTAGAACGGAGGAGAGATAAAGATTCTGGGGAATACTTTGAGATGGTTGGCGCTTTAAAATTTGAAGATGGTTTCTTGCACAAAAAAGTCTCGATAAAATCAATCAGCACACAGAATGTTAAGCCATCACTTGATGAATTGGAGAAATtcgggagagttggtgatgacgtgAATGAAGATGTGGCTATATTGTCCACACTCAGCAGGAAGAAGGGACATTTTATGAAAGGCGATGCTGTAGTTGTTGTTAAAGGTGATCTCAAGGACATAAGGGGCTGTGTGGAGAAAGTAGAGGATTCTATTGTTCACATCCGACCAACACGATCTGATCTTCCG AAAACACTTGCCTTCAGTGAGAAAGATCTCTGCAAATATTTCAATCCCGGGGACCATGTAAAAGTGGTTTTTGGTGTTCAAGAAGGTGTGACAGGCATGGTAGTTAAAGTGGAAGGACATGTCTTGACCATTTTATCTGACACAAGCAAAGAACAT ATCCGTGTGTTTGCAGATCATGTTGTGGAGAGTTCTGAGGTCACGACGGGGCTTACCAGAATTGGTGATTATGAATTGCAtgatcttgtccttcttga CAATTTATCATTTGGTGTGATTGTAAGGGTGGAAAGCGAAGCATTTCAG GTTCTCAAAGGAGTGCCTGATAAACCTGAAGTGGTGCTTGTGAAACTGAGAGAAATAAAATACAAAATCGATCGGCGCACATCTGCAAAAGATAGCAAGAATAACACGGTGTCAACTAAGGATATTGTCAGGGTCATTGAGGGGCCATGCAAG GGAAAGCAAGGACCTGTGGAACATATACACAAAGGGATATGTTTTATACATGACCGCCACCACCTTGAACATTCAGGCTTTATCTGTGCAAAAGCACAATCGTGTGTCCTTGTTGGGGGATCGGTTGTCAACAGCAGCAGGATG ggtgttGATACAGCAGATCCACGGCTTGGTGCTTTTAGATCTCCAGCAAGGATCTtgcaatctcctggagggcttccGCCGAGAGGACCTTACATGAATT CTGGTGGAAGGTTTGGAGGAGGTGGTCGTGGTGGCAGAGGGCATGATGCCTTGGTGAGTAGATGCATCAAAATTAAATCTGGTCCCTACAAAGGATATCGTGGCCGTGTTAAAGAAGTGAATGGTGCACTCGTGCGTGTGGAGCTTGATTCACTTATGAAGATTGTCACAG TTAAGAGAGAGGATATTGCTGACACAGCGAATGTTGGGACACCATTCCG TGAATCTCGTTATTCATTGGGCAGTGAAACACCTATGCACCCATCTCGAACGCCATTGTATCCTATTCAAACTCCAATGCGAGAACCTGGAG CGACACCAATTTGTGATGGATCGCAAACTCCTATGCATAATCAAGCCTGGGCACCAATGAGTCCACCGAG GGATAACCAGGAAGATGGAAATCGTGGCACTTGGGGCGCTTGGGGGATCAGTCCAGCTTACCAG CCAGGAACTCCAGTAACTAGGCCATTTGATGCCCCCACTCCTGGATCAGGGTGGGAAAGTACCTCTAGAACTGGCTTTGGTGATGCTCCATTCAACGCTCCAACACCTAGTGCTCAACCAATGACCCCAATTCCTGCCTCTTATTTGCCTGGAACCCCTGGTGGCCAGCTAATGACCCCAGGGAATGCTGGAATGGACGCAATGTCTCCAATGATAG GGGATGAGGGCGGCAGTAATTGGCTCTTGCCAGATGTTTGCGTCAATGTGTCCAGAGGAGATGGTTCCACCAATGGTGTGGTGAAGGAAGTGCTCCTG GATGGATCTTGCCGTGTCGCACTTGGGCCATCAGGCAGTGGGGATGAAGTAACAGCTCTTCCAGACGAGCTCGAGATCATCAGGCCGAAGAAGAGCGACAGGGTCAAGATAATGAATGGCAGCATGCGTGGAGTTATAGGAAGACTGGTAGGAGTCGACGGGTCTGATGGGATTGTCCGGGTGGAAAGTCCGCTTGACATGAAAATAGTAGACCTGGTGATTTTGGGTAAACTAGCAACGTGA
- the LOC123128525 gene encoding uncharacterized protein gives MRTSAATSSPRDGGSGALTPAQGDMGSGGARRHFFPLTSLQIGDLQSYLAELTIFLCPDTKKFLIFLDNRPWLLDQNTKPAHLWQLMVTKSRFSPFANTRTRRKRDEGGHKLVFSEFPTSAPRVWNQSSRWYTLIDDTMRKKKLQVNKLKDSRLLNRELHRTLYGFIIFEVDWADVRGINYLNELQTDTSMVVEAKIMKRWEFDSVNQASSLITSWFSGNYSECQLLQDYLNSISPKGDVFYDALDDLTPELWDTESVKSDGDDSGDCVRVSSSSTSSSYTPPPCSGPYKRRRITRSDAGSDMSEEPYSEFVTSPRYSSYSSSSCYSDNDSGKPLVEPNTYKDVLILFRFNDHDLPFRLKEVILSDVRLLTLLEYGLPSWVIFLQSYPVFCKIYRPWMCPLVRALYVLMSLITVLIGFYDLYKNVPMLKATASRLFGPLFDWIETWEMISRLKYLGTMLFLNNFQQAFTWSLKIVRATKSVLSVLTKPIMGPLLEVLEFTLPLWNLCAETVEYLSSAAMVAMETSFSAVISTVQMIMWPFWFIFSTMFNIANSILYPVIWFVGEILAAPFRLVVALASFVADFFDDIVDVLRQTWSTLSSLYQVGSASRAPALTSETSIWGSLWKDLLYQIFRAVRSILYGFVAFFSTCNRHRLSIYNHIEVLLRRLSRALNGTRHTSSCEGAQKYTSQDHPQRKTKTR, from the exons ATGCGGACAAGCGCGGCCACGTCGTCGCCACGGGATGGCGGCTCCGGGGCTCTGACCCCCGCCCAG GGCGACATGGGGAGCGGCGGCGCCAGGCGGCATTTCTTCCCGCTCACCAGCTTGCAAATCGG GGATTTACAGTCATATCTTGCAGAGCTCACTATATTTTTGTGCCCCGATACCAAGAAGTTCCTTATATTCCTTGACAACCGTCCATGGTTGCTAGATCAGAATACAAAACCTGCTCACCTGTGGCAATTGATGGTTACCAAG TCAAGATTTTCTCCTTTCGCGAACACTAGAACTAGGAGAAAGAGAGATGAAGGTGGACATAAGCTTGTATTTTCAGAATTCCCAACATCTGCTCCACGTGTGTGGAATCAATCATCCAGATGGTATACTCTGATTGATGATACCATGCGGAAAAAGAAGCTTCAAGTAAATAAATTGAAGGATTCTCGCCTGCTGAATAGGGAGCTGCATCGGACATTATATGGTTTTATTATTTTTGAGGTAGACTGGGCTGATGTGCGTGGCATTAATTATTTGAATGAGCTTCAG ACTGATACATCAATGGTGGTCGAAGCTAAAATAATGAAGAGATGGGAATTCGATAGTGTCAATCAAGCTTCATCTTTAATCACTTCTTGGTTCTCAGGGAATTACTCAGAGTGTCAGCTCTTACAAGATTATTTAAATAGCATCTCTCCTAAAG GTGATGTTTTTTATGATGCCCTAGATGACTTAACACCTGAATTATGGGACACTGAGAGTGTAAAGAGCGACGGTGATGATTCTGGAGATTGTGTTAGGGTGTCGTCAAGTTCCACAAGCTCATCATACACCCCACCACCTTGCTCTGGACCTTACAAGAGAAGAAGGATAACAAGATCTGATGCTGGAAGTGATATGTCTGAGGAACCATACTCAGAATTTGTGACCTCACCAAGATATTCATCATATTCATCTTCATCATGTTACAGTGATAATGACAGTGGCAAGCCACTGGTGGAGCCTAACACATACAAGGATGTGCTGATCTTGTTCCGATTCAATGATCATGATCTGCCGTTCAGACTAAAGGAAGTTATACTGTCTGATGTGAGGCTCTTAACATTACTTGAGTATGGTCTTCCTTCATGGGTCATTTTTCTTCAGTCATATCCAGTGTTCTGCAAGATATATCGCCCATGGATGTGTCCTCTAGTCAGAGCACTATACGTCTTGATGTCATTGATTACTGTTCTTATAGGATTTTATGACCTCTACAAGAATGTACCAATGTTGAAGGCAACTGCCTCTAGATTATTTGGCCCTTTGTTTGATTGGATAGAGACATGGGAAATGATCTCAAGGCTTAAGTATCTCGGAACCATGCTTTTTCTGAACAATTTCCAACAGGCTTTTACATGGTCTCTTAAGATTGTACGTGCTACTAAGTCTGTTCTTAGTGTATTGACAAAGCCAATTATGGGGCCACTGTTGGAGGTTCTTGAATTTACCCTGCCACTATGGAACCTTTGTGCTGAAACAGTTGAATATCTCAGTTCAGCTGCAATGGTAGCGATGGAAACATCATTCAGTGCGGTTATCAGTACAGTGCAGATGATCATGTGGCCATTTTGGTTTATCTTCAGTACGATGTTTAATATAG CCAATTCAATCTTGTACCCTGTAATTTGGTTCGTCGGAGAGATACTAGCTGCACCTTTCCGACTTGTCGTTGCGCTAGCAAGTTTTGTAGCAGACTTCTTTGATGATATTGTTGATGTTTTAAGGCAGACCTGGTCAACATTAAGTTCGTTATATCAAGTTGGTTCTGCATCCAGAGCACCTGCGCTTACATCTGAAACTTCCATTTGGGGATCACTCTGGAAAGATCTTCTGTACCAG ATTTTCCGTGCAGTCCGGAGCATTTTGTACGGTTTTGTTGCCTTCTTTTCAACATGCAATAGGCATCGGCTCAG CATATACAACCACATAGAAGTTCTTCTCCGGCGCCTGTCCCGCGCCTTAAATGGCACGCGACATACCTCCTCTTGTGAAGGAGCTCAGAAGTATACTAGTCAAGATCATCCT CAAAGGAAAACCAAGACGAGATGA